One Romboutsia sp. 13368 genomic window carries:
- a CDS encoding peptidylprolyl isomerase: protein MSNKSKKGFLASLLAGALALVGCSSNAPVSDEVRTPPKELPIATIVVKDFGTIEAELYPHIAPNTVNNFISLANSGFYDGLTFHRVIKDFMIQGGDPEGTGMGGPGYSIYGEFTKNKFKNDLAHTEGVLSMARSQNKNSAGSQFFIVTKDAPHLDGQYASFGKVIKGMDIVHKIENVQTDSSDKPINDVIIESIKVDTKGVEYKAPDKM, encoded by the coding sequence ATGTCTAACAAAAGTAAAAAAGGATTTTTAGCTAGCTTACTTGCAGGTGCATTAGCTTTAGTTGGTTGTTCATCTAATGCTCCAGTTTCTGATGAAGTTAGAACTCCTCCTAAAGAACTTCCTATAGCTACTATAGTTGTTAAAGATTTTGGAACTATTGAGGCTGAGYTATACCCTCATATAGCCCCTAATACGGTTAATAACTTTATATCTYTAGCTAATAGTGGATTTTATGATGGATTAACTTTCCATAGAGTTATAAAAGATTTTATGATACAAGGTGGAGATCCTGAAGGGACTGGTATGGGTGGTCCTGGATATAGCATTTATGGTGAATTTACTAAGAATAAATTTAAAAATGATTTAGCCCATACTGAAGGAGTATTATCTATGGCTAGAAGCCAAAATAAAAATAGTGCWGGTAGTCAGTTCTTTATAGTTACTAAAGATGCACCTCACTTAGATGGTCAATATGCTTCTTTTGGTAAAGTTATAAAAGGTATGGATATTGTTCATAAAATAGAAAATGTACAAACTGATTCTAGTGATAAACCTATTAATGATGTTATTATTGAATCTATAAAAGTTGATACTAAGGGAGTAGAATATAAAGCTCCTGATAAAATGTAG
- a CDS encoding patatin-like phospholipase family protein → MDKIGLILEGGGMRGIYTAGVLDFFIDKNIEVDLVVGVSAGGCHAASYLSKQYKRAFHSNVDYLNDKDYISFKNXIKTGSIFGMDFMFQKIPNELNLYDYDTFNTSKSKFTVVATNCETGEAEYFSLTDMKKDIIYLQASCSIPMFANIVEVDGYKLVDGGVADSIPIEYALKEGCKKNIVILTRDKTYRKSKVKFSSFVKRKYKKYPKLIKAIENRHLNYNKSLDLVKSLEEKGDAFVIRPKSPVKVSQIEKDVDKLTKLYNDGYNDAKESYEKIMEFINK, encoded by the coding sequence GTGGATAAAATAGGCTTGATTTTAGAAGGCGGAGGTATGAGAGGAATTTACACAGCAGGTGTTTTAGATTTCTTTATCGATAAAAATATAGAAGTAGATTTAGTTGTGGGAGTTTCTGCTGGTGGATGTCATGCTGCTTCTTACCTTTCAAAACAATATAAAAGAGCATTTCATTCAAATGTTGACTACTTAAATGATAAAGATTATATTAGCTTTAAAAATTTWATTAAAACAGGTTCTATATTTGGTATGGATTTTATGTTTCAAAAAATACCTAATGAACTAAATTTATATGATTATGATACTTTTAATACTTCWAAATCAAAATTTACAGTTGTAGCTACAAACTGTGAAACAGGAGAAGCAGAATACTTTTCATTAACTGATATGAAAAAGGATATAATCTACCTTCAAGCATCTTGTTCTATTCCTATGTTTGCAAATATAGTAGAAGTTGATGGATATAAGTTAGTCGATGGTGGTGTTGCTGATTCTATTCCTATTGAGTATGCATTAAAGGAAGGGTGTAAAAAGAATATAGTTATACTTACTAGAGATAAAACTTATAGAAAAAGTAAGGTGAAATTTTCTTCTTTTGTAAAAAGAAAATATAAAAAATATCCTAAACTAATTAAAGCTATAGAAAATAGACATTTAAATTATAATAAAAGTCTAGATTTAGTTAAATCTTTAGAAGAAAAAGGTGATGCTTTTGTCATTAGACCTAAATCTCCTGTTAAAGTTAGCCAAATTGAAAAAGATGTAGACAAACTTACTAAGTTATACAATGATGGGTACAATGATGCTAAAGAATCATATGAAAAAATTATGGAGTTTATAAATAAATAG
- a CDS encoding DUF362 domain-containing protein — translation MNKSKVYFTNLRTNSNMTLLQKLDRLVKKAGIENIDFNEKFVAIKIHFGEPGNLAYLRPNYSKVIVDLIKSKGGKPFLTDCNTLYVGRRKNAIEHMDAAYENGYNPFATGCHVIIADGLKGTDEAIIPVEGGEYVKEAKIGQAIMDADIFISMNHFKGHESTGFGGALKNIGMGCGSRAGKMEMHCSGKPVVNQERCLSCGACKKMCAHSAISFNEDKKANIDHDKCVGCGRCIGTCNFDSIANPEYSANDILNKKIAEYSKAVIDKREHFHISFVVNVSPNCDCHRENDAAIIPDVGMFASFDPVALDMACVDAANKQVVIRDSYLGEKEQHTHDHFINTHPETNWEVCIDHAVKLGLGNKEYELIEI, via the coding sequence ATGAATAAATCTAAGGTATATTTTACTAATTTAAGAACTAATTCTAATATGACATTATTACAAAAGCTAGATAGATTAGTTAAAAAAGCAGGTATAGAAAATATTGATTTTAATGAAAAATTTGTAGCAATTAAAATTCATTTTGGAGAACCTGGGAATTTAGCATACTTAAGACCAAACTACTCTAAAGTAATAGTAGATTTGATAAAATCTAAAGGTGGAAAGCCATTTTTAACAGATTGTAACACTCTTTATGTAGGGAGAAGAAAAAATGCAATAGAGCATATGGATGCAGCCTATGAAAATGGATACAATCCATTTGCTACAGGATGTCATGTTATAATAGCTGATGGACTTAAAGGAACAGATGAAGCAATTATACCAGTTGAAGGTGGAGAATATGTTAAAGAAGCTAAAATTGGTCAAGCTATAATGGATGCAGATATATTTATAAGTATGAACCATTTTAAGGGGCATGAATCAACTGGATTTGGAGGCGCACTAAAAAATATAGGTATGGGATGTGGTTCTCGTGCTGGTAAAATGGAAATGCACTGTAGTGGAAAGCCAGTTGTAAATCAAGAAAGATGTTTATCTTGTGGTGCCTGTAAGAAGATGTGTGCACATAGTGCTATTAGCTTTAATGAAGATAAAAAAGCAAACATAGACCATGATAAGTGCGTTGGATGTGGAAGATGTATAGGAACTTGTAACTTTGATTCAATAGCAAACCCTGAATATTCTGCAAATGATATATTAAATAAGAAAATAGCTGAATACTCAAAGGCTGTTATTGACAAAAGAGAGCATTTCCATATAAGTTTTGTAGTTAATGTATCACCAAACTGTGATTGTCATAGAGAAAATGATGCAGCAATTATTCCTGATGTAGGTATGTTTGCATCATTCGATCCAGTTGCTCTTGATATGGCATGCGTTGATGCAGCTAACAAGCAAGTTGTTATAAGAGATAGTTATTTAGGTGAAAAGGAACAACATACACATGATCATTTTATAAATACTCATCCAGAAACTAACTGGGAAGTATGTATAGACCATGCTGTTAAGTTAGGATTAGGAAATAAAGAATACGAATTAATAGAAATATAA
- a CDS encoding EamA family transporter, translating to MWILFAFGAALFAGATSILAKIGINNVDSNLATAIRTIVILVFSWMMVFIVGSFNEISYISSKSLIFLILSGLATGASWLCYFKALQLGDVNKVTPIDKSSTVLTMILAFIILGESINVTKVFGMIFISVGTYMMIMKKEDNEIHIHNNKWMLYAILSAVFASLTSILGKIGIVGVESNLGTAIRTIVVLIMAWIVVFVTKKQGEIKKIDKKSWIFICLSGITTGLSWLCYYRALQDGEASIVVPIDKLSILVTVIFSYIFLKEKLTKKSFIGLIIMVVGTLTLLI from the coding sequence AAATAATGTAGATTCAAATTTAGCCACTGCAATACGTACTATTGTTATATTAGTATTTTCATGGATGATGGTTTTTATTGTTGGTTCATTTAATGAAATATCATATATAAGTAGTAAAAGTTTAATATTTTTAATATTATCAGGACTAGCAACAGGAGCATCTTGGTTATGTTACTTTAAAGCTCTTCAATTGGGGGATGTAAATAAGGTAACACCTATCGATAAATCAAGTACAGTTTTGACAATGATACTTGCATTTATAATTTTAGGTGAGAGTATTAATGTTACAAAAGTATTTGGAATGATATTTATATCTGTTGGTACATACATGATGATTATGAAAAAAGAAGACAATGAAATACATATACATAATAACAAGTGGATGCTTTATGCTATATTATCAGCAGTATTTGCAAGTTTAACATCTATTCTTGGAAAAATAGGTATAGTAGGAGTTGAATCAAATTTAGGTACTGCAATTCGTACAATAGTTGTTCTTATTATGGCATGGATAGTTGTATTTGTCACTAAGAAACAAGGTGAGATAAAGAAAATAGATAAGAAAAGTTGGATATTTATATGCTTATCTGGTATAACGACAGGACTTTCTTGGCTATGTTATTATAGGGCACTTCAAGATGGAGAAGCAAGCATTGTAGTACCTATAGATAAGTTAAGTATATTAGTTACAGTTATTTTTTCATATATATTCTTAAAAGAAAAACTAACTAAAAAATCATTTATAGGTCTTATTATAATGGTAGTTGGTACACTTACGCTTCTAATATAA